One genomic window of Parus major isolate Abel chromosome 11, Parus_major1.1, whole genome shotgun sequence includes the following:
- the NDRG4 gene encoding protein NDRG4 isoform X3 codes for MPECWDGEHDIETPYGLLHVVIRGSPKGNRPAILTYHDVGLNHKLCFNTFFNYEDMQEITKHFVVCHVDAPGQQAGASQFPQGYQYPSMDQLAAMLPSVVQHFGFKYVIGIGVGAGAYVLAKFALIFPDLVEGLVLMNIDPNGKGWIDWAAAKLSGLTSTLPDIVLSHLFSQEELMNNTELVQSYRQQIGSVVNQFNLQLFLNMYNGRRDLDINRPGTVPNAKTLRCPVMLVVGDNAPAEEGVVECNSKLDPTNTTFLKMADSGGLPQVTQPGKLTEAFKYFLQGMGYITHLKDRRLSGGTVPSASMTRLARSRTASLTSASSVDGTRPRACTHSESTEAMGQINHTMEVSC; via the exons ATGCCGGAGTGCTGGGATGGG gaaCACGACATTGAGACCCCCTATGGGCTGCTGCACGTGGTCATCCGGGGCTCTCCCAAGGGGAACCGCCCGGCCATCCTGACGTACCACGATGTGGGCCTCAACC ACAAGCTTTGTTTCAACACCTTCTTCAACTACGAGGACATGCAGGAGATCACGAAGCACTTTGTGGTGTGCCACGTGGACGCGCCGggccagcaggcaggagcctcACAGTTCCCTCAGGG GTACCAGTATCCATCCATGGACCAGCTGGCTGCCATGTTACCCAGCGTGGTGCAGCATTTCGG GTTCAAGTATGTGATCGGGATCGGTGTTGGAGCAGGAGCCTATGTGCTGGCCAAGTTTGCG CTCATCTTCCCTGACCTGGTTGAAGGGCTGGTCCTTATGAACATCGACCCCAACGGCAAAGGCTGGATTGACTGGGCAGCTGCCAAG CTCTCTGGCCTCACCAGCACGCTGCCAGACATTGTCCTGTCCCACCTGTTCAGCCAG gaagAGCTGATGAACAACACGGAGCTGGTGCAGAGTTACCGGCAGCAGATTGGCAGTGTGGTGAACCAGTTCAacctccagctcttcctcaaCATGTACAACGG CCGCAGGGATCTGGACATCAACCGGCCTGGGACTGTGCCCAATGCCAAGACGCTGCG CTGCCCGGTGATGCTGGTGGTCGGAGACAACGCTCCTGCTGAGGAGGGGGTG GTGGAGTGTAACTCCAAGCTGGATCCCACCAACACCACATTCCTGAAG ATGGCTGACTCTGGTGGGCTGCCCCAGGTCACGCAG CCAGGCAAGCTGACTGAAGCCTTCAAGTACTTCCTGCAAGGCATGGGCTACA TCACCCATCTGAAGGATCGGAGGCTGAGTGGAGGCACAG TGCCATCTGCCAGCATGACCCGCCTGGCACGCTCCCGCACGGCCTCCCTCACCAGCGCCAGCTCCGTGGATGGCACCCGCCCACGTGCCTGCACCCACTCGGAGAGCACCGAGGCCATGGGGCAGATCAACCACACCATGGAGGTATCGTGCTGA
- the NDRG4 gene encoding protein NDRG4 isoform X1 — MKVLRHKIELLTGLLLQEMTMAGLHELRFTEEKPLLRGQDAELENSDVFLPTVDTDWKEHDIETPYGLLHVVIRGSPKGNRPAILTYHDVGLNHKLCFNTFFNYEDMQEITKHFVVCHVDAPGQQAGASQFPQGYQYPSMDQLAAMLPSVVQHFGFKYVIGIGVGAGAYVLAKFALIFPDLVEGLVLMNIDPNGKGWIDWAAAKLSGLTSTLPDIVLSHLFSQEELMNNTELVQSYRQQIGSVVNQFNLQLFLNMYNGRRDLDINRPGTVPNAKTLRCPVMLVVGDNAPAEEGVVECNSKLDPTNTTFLKMADSGGLPQVTQPGKLTEAFKYFLQGMGYITHLKDRRLSGGTVPSASMTRLARSRTASLTSASSVDGTRPRACTHSESTEAMGQINHTMEVSC, encoded by the exons ggctgctgctgcaggagatgacCATGGCAGGGCTGCACGAGCTGCGCTTCACCGAGGAGAAGCCGCTGCTGCGAGGACAGGACGCCGAGCTG GAGAACTCGGATGTCTTCCTCCCCACCGTGGACACAGACTGGAAG gaaCACGACATTGAGACCCCCTATGGGCTGCTGCACGTGGTCATCCGGGGCTCTCCCAAGGGGAACCGCCCGGCCATCCTGACGTACCACGATGTGGGCCTCAACC ACAAGCTTTGTTTCAACACCTTCTTCAACTACGAGGACATGCAGGAGATCACGAAGCACTTTGTGGTGTGCCACGTGGACGCGCCGggccagcaggcaggagcctcACAGTTCCCTCAGGG GTACCAGTATCCATCCATGGACCAGCTGGCTGCCATGTTACCCAGCGTGGTGCAGCATTTCGG GTTCAAGTATGTGATCGGGATCGGTGTTGGAGCAGGAGCCTATGTGCTGGCCAAGTTTGCG CTCATCTTCCCTGACCTGGTTGAAGGGCTGGTCCTTATGAACATCGACCCCAACGGCAAAGGCTGGATTGACTGGGCAGCTGCCAAG CTCTCTGGCCTCACCAGCACGCTGCCAGACATTGTCCTGTCCCACCTGTTCAGCCAG gaagAGCTGATGAACAACACGGAGCTGGTGCAGAGTTACCGGCAGCAGATTGGCAGTGTGGTGAACCAGTTCAacctccagctcttcctcaaCATGTACAACGG CCGCAGGGATCTGGACATCAACCGGCCTGGGACTGTGCCCAATGCCAAGACGCTGCG CTGCCCGGTGATGCTGGTGGTCGGAGACAACGCTCCTGCTGAGGAGGGGGTG GTGGAGTGTAACTCCAAGCTGGATCCCACCAACACCACATTCCTGAAG ATGGCTGACTCTGGTGGGCTGCCCCAGGTCACGCAG CCAGGCAAGCTGACTGAAGCCTTCAAGTACTTCCTGCAAGGCATGGGCTACA TCACCCATCTGAAGGATCGGAGGCTGAGTGGAGGCACAG TGCCATCTGCCAGCATGACCCGCCTGGCACGCTCCCGCACGGCCTCCCTCACCAGCGCCAGCTCCGTGGATGGCACCCGCCCACGTGCCTGCACCCACTCGGAGAGCACCGAGGCCATGGGGCAGATCAACCACACCATGGAGGTATCGTGCTGA
- the NDRG4 gene encoding protein NDRG4 isoform X2, which translates to MKVLRHKIELLTGLLLQEMTMAGLHELRFTEEKPLLRGQDAELENSDVFLPTVDTDWKEHDIETPYGLLHVVIRGSPKGNRPAILTYHDVGLNHKLCFNTFFNYEDMQEITKHFVVCHVDAPGQQAGASQFPQGYQYPSMDQLAAMLPSVVQHFGFKYVIGIGVGAGAYVLAKFALIFPDLVEGLVLMNIDPNGKGWIDWAAAKLSGLTSTLPDIVLSHLFSQEELMNNTELVQSYRQQIGSVVNQFNLQLFLNMYNGRRDLDINRPGTVPNAKTLRCPVMLVVGDNAPAEEGVVECNSKLDPTNTTFLKMADSGGLPQVTQPGKLTEAFKYFLQGMGYMPSASMTRLARSRTASLTSASSVDGTRPRACTHSESTEAMGQINHTMEVSC; encoded by the exons ggctgctgctgcaggagatgacCATGGCAGGGCTGCACGAGCTGCGCTTCACCGAGGAGAAGCCGCTGCTGCGAGGACAGGACGCCGAGCTG GAGAACTCGGATGTCTTCCTCCCCACCGTGGACACAGACTGGAAG gaaCACGACATTGAGACCCCCTATGGGCTGCTGCACGTGGTCATCCGGGGCTCTCCCAAGGGGAACCGCCCGGCCATCCTGACGTACCACGATGTGGGCCTCAACC ACAAGCTTTGTTTCAACACCTTCTTCAACTACGAGGACATGCAGGAGATCACGAAGCACTTTGTGGTGTGCCACGTGGACGCGCCGggccagcaggcaggagcctcACAGTTCCCTCAGGG GTACCAGTATCCATCCATGGACCAGCTGGCTGCCATGTTACCCAGCGTGGTGCAGCATTTCGG GTTCAAGTATGTGATCGGGATCGGTGTTGGAGCAGGAGCCTATGTGCTGGCCAAGTTTGCG CTCATCTTCCCTGACCTGGTTGAAGGGCTGGTCCTTATGAACATCGACCCCAACGGCAAAGGCTGGATTGACTGGGCAGCTGCCAAG CTCTCTGGCCTCACCAGCACGCTGCCAGACATTGTCCTGTCCCACCTGTTCAGCCAG gaagAGCTGATGAACAACACGGAGCTGGTGCAGAGTTACCGGCAGCAGATTGGCAGTGTGGTGAACCAGTTCAacctccagctcttcctcaaCATGTACAACGG CCGCAGGGATCTGGACATCAACCGGCCTGGGACTGTGCCCAATGCCAAGACGCTGCG CTGCCCGGTGATGCTGGTGGTCGGAGACAACGCTCCTGCTGAGGAGGGGGTG GTGGAGTGTAACTCCAAGCTGGATCCCACCAACACCACATTCCTGAAG ATGGCTGACTCTGGTGGGCTGCCCCAGGTCACGCAG CCAGGCAAGCTGACTGAAGCCTTCAAGTACTTCCTGCAAGGCATGGGCTACA TGCCATCTGCCAGCATGACCCGCCTGGCACGCTCCCGCACGGCCTCCCTCACCAGCGCCAGCTCCGTGGATGGCACCCGCCCACGTGCCTGCACCCACTCGGAGAGCACCGAGGCCATGGGGCAGATCAACCACACCATGGAGGTATCGTGCTGA
- the NDRG4 gene encoding protein NDRG4 isoform X4, whose product MPECWDGEHDIETPYGLLHVVIRGSPKGNRPAILTYHDVGLNHKLCFNTFFNYEDMQEITKHFVVCHVDAPGQQAGASQFPQGYQYPSMDQLAAMLPSVVQHFGFKYVIGIGVGAGAYVLAKFALIFPDLVEGLVLMNIDPNGKGWIDWAAAKLSGLTSTLPDIVLSHLFSQEELMNNTELVQSYRQQIGSVVNQFNLQLFLNMYNGRRDLDINRPGTVPNAKTLRCPVMLVVGDNAPAEEGVVECNSKLDPTNTTFLKMADSGGLPQVTQPGKLTEAFKYFLQGMGYMPSASMTRLARSRTASLTSASSVDGTRPRACTHSESTEAMGQINHTMEVSC is encoded by the exons ATGCCGGAGTGCTGGGATGGG gaaCACGACATTGAGACCCCCTATGGGCTGCTGCACGTGGTCATCCGGGGCTCTCCCAAGGGGAACCGCCCGGCCATCCTGACGTACCACGATGTGGGCCTCAACC ACAAGCTTTGTTTCAACACCTTCTTCAACTACGAGGACATGCAGGAGATCACGAAGCACTTTGTGGTGTGCCACGTGGACGCGCCGggccagcaggcaggagcctcACAGTTCCCTCAGGG GTACCAGTATCCATCCATGGACCAGCTGGCTGCCATGTTACCCAGCGTGGTGCAGCATTTCGG GTTCAAGTATGTGATCGGGATCGGTGTTGGAGCAGGAGCCTATGTGCTGGCCAAGTTTGCG CTCATCTTCCCTGACCTGGTTGAAGGGCTGGTCCTTATGAACATCGACCCCAACGGCAAAGGCTGGATTGACTGGGCAGCTGCCAAG CTCTCTGGCCTCACCAGCACGCTGCCAGACATTGTCCTGTCCCACCTGTTCAGCCAG gaagAGCTGATGAACAACACGGAGCTGGTGCAGAGTTACCGGCAGCAGATTGGCAGTGTGGTGAACCAGTTCAacctccagctcttcctcaaCATGTACAACGG CCGCAGGGATCTGGACATCAACCGGCCTGGGACTGTGCCCAATGCCAAGACGCTGCG CTGCCCGGTGATGCTGGTGGTCGGAGACAACGCTCCTGCTGAGGAGGGGGTG GTGGAGTGTAACTCCAAGCTGGATCCCACCAACACCACATTCCTGAAG ATGGCTGACTCTGGTGGGCTGCCCCAGGTCACGCAG CCAGGCAAGCTGACTGAAGCCTTCAAGTACTTCCTGCAAGGCATGGGCTACA TGCCATCTGCCAGCATGACCCGCCTGGCACGCTCCCGCACGGCCTCCCTCACCAGCGCCAGCTCCGTGGATGGCACCCGCCCACGTGCCTGCACCCACTCGGAGAGCACCGAGGCCATGGGGCAGATCAACCACACCATGGAGGTATCGTGCTGA